A genomic window from Streptomyces spororaveus includes:
- a CDS encoding HSP18 transcriptional regulator, whose amino-acid sequence MNEAAPPATPVPFLAAAAALEDINQSVKKAQQSSAGTPATAPPAADSGPHPALAALLMLREVREELAGWESGLIETARREGASWADLAGPLGVASRQAAERRYLRLRPGTAGSTGEERVQATRDTRAADRSVTAWARDNAADLRRLAGQITALTDLPASARDAVGDLNLALADNDAARLVRPLTATRTHLRPQDADLAERIDALTRHTDQLRQDTHDQRSM is encoded by the coding sequence ATGAACGAAGCCGCCCCGCCGGCCACACCAGTCCCCTTCCTTGCCGCAGCCGCAGCGCTGGAGGACATCAACCAGTCCGTAAAGAAGGCGCAGCAATCCTCCGCGGGAACACCGGCGACAGCACCGCCCGCGGCCGACTCCGGCCCGCACCCGGCCCTGGCCGCACTGCTGATGCTGCGCGAGGTCCGCGAGGAACTCGCCGGCTGGGAAAGTGGGCTGATCGAAACCGCCCGCCGCGAGGGTGCCAGCTGGGCCGACCTCGCCGGACCCCTCGGGGTCGCCAGCCGCCAGGCCGCCGAACGCCGCTACCTGCGCCTGCGTCCCGGCACCGCCGGAAGCACCGGCGAGGAACGCGTCCAGGCCACCCGCGACACCCGCGCCGCCGACCGCAGCGTGACCGCCTGGGCCCGCGACAACGCTGCTGACCTCCGCCGCCTCGCAGGCCAGATCACCGCCCTCACCGACCTGCCCGCCAGCGCCAGAGACGCGGTCGGCGACCTGAACCTGGCTCTCGCCGACAACGACGCCGCCCGCCTCGTGCGCCCCCTGACCGCCACCCGAACCCACCTGCGGCCCCAGGACGCCGACCTCGCCGAACGCATCGACGCCCTGACCCGGCACACCGACCAGCTCCGCCAGGACACCCACGACCAGCGAAGCATGTGA
- a CDS encoding PIN domain-containing protein: MSLTAVFDHTALVALYQADPFFTGLYIESSRGTGRVLIPALSVLAAERATPGAGSRAARLRFAEAVPFTTAHALDAGSWPATDWAVTHPAAIAWQAAKTGEPVTVLSLTPEAYEGTGVYPLDPT; encoded by the coding sequence GTGAGCCTGACGGCCGTCTTCGACCACACCGCCCTGGTCGCCCTTTACCAGGCCGACCCCTTCTTCACCGGCCTCTACATCGAATCCTCCCGGGGCACCGGCCGTGTCCTGATCCCGGCACTGTCTGTCCTCGCCGCCGAACGCGCGACCCCCGGGGCCGGCTCTCGCGCCGCCCGGCTGCGATTTGCCGAAGCTGTGCCCTTCACGACCGCCCACGCACTGGACGCCGGCTCCTGGCCCGCCACCGACTGGGCGGTCACTCACCCTGCGGCCATCGCCTGGCAGGCCGCCAAGACCGGTGAGCCCGTCACCGTCCTGTCCCTGACCCCCGAGGCGTACGAGGGCACCGGCGTCTACCCTCTCGACCCCACCTAA
- a CDS encoding cupin domain-containing protein, which translates to MKILDIDTIVGSQTTAYGSQGVRRVRVHGGSGSAAVNIMHLAPGGRLGRHVAPVPQVLIVTEGQGWACGADGEPEALMRGQAACWAAGEEHETWTDTGMTVLIVEAQSPAQESMLGEAGRG; encoded by the coding sequence ATGAAGATCCTCGACATCGACACGATTGTCGGCTCACAGACGACGGCCTACGGCAGTCAAGGTGTCCGACGTGTCCGTGTTCACGGCGGAAGCGGTTCTGCCGCCGTGAACATCATGCACCTGGCCCCAGGCGGACGCCTCGGGCGGCATGTCGCGCCAGTGCCACAGGTCCTCATCGTTACAGAAGGCCAGGGGTGGGCCTGCGGCGCAGACGGCGAACCTGAGGCCCTGATGAGGGGACAAGCTGCCTGTTGGGCCGCAGGCGAGGAGCACGAGACCTGGACCGACACTGGCATGACAGTACTCATCGTCGAGGCCCAGTCTCCGGCTCAGGAGAGCATGCTCGGGGAAGCTGGTCGGGGATAG
- the fxsT gene encoding FxSxx-COOH system tetratricopeptide repeat protein — translation MTAGDKSQQGPIDAADADVAVTDTGNAAAASGATAVSGYRGPVPGTDGTPAAPVRISGTGDAAASEGGLANTGYIHQVSVEKLTVVQPSAAREPAPWPHQVGVIPSRARSFQDRAEAERLRATVDGGGTAVLGQVLTGMGGVGKTQLAADYARTAWEDGSQAGGLDVLVWLTASSREAIVSGYAQAGVELCRADPSDPEKAAESFLAWLTPKTGAIPCRWLIVLDDVADPADLHRLWPPAGPRGRTLVTTRRRDAALAADGRHTVEVGLFTTDEALTYLTTSLATHGRVEPADQLTALAGDLGHLPLALAQAVAYLIDSGDDIATYRTLLADRATTLADTAPDRLPDDQARPLAAAWSLSIDRADTLRPAGLARPMLQLAAMLDANGIPHDVLTSAPALTHLAAHRTQADPGRARRLKWWPGKRQRSSVQATREDATGALRALYRLSLIDHTPTTPNQAVRVHQLIQRATRDTLTPHHYDHTARTAADALRAAWPAIERDTALAQTLRANTTALATCAEDALYRPDAHAVLFRTGYSYGQAGQVTAARDHFRHLADIARHGRGTDHPDTLAARYNLALWRGEAGDAAGAAAAFAELLADQVRVLGEDHPDTLPTRNKLAAWRGEAGDAAGAAAAFAELLADQVRVLGEDHPDTLVTRNNLAAWRGEAGDAAGAAAAFAELLADRVRVLGEDHPDTLVTRNNLAAWRGEAGDAAGAAAAFAELLADRVRVLGEDHPDTLVTRNNLAAWRGEAGDAAGAAAAFAELLADQVRVLGEDHPDTLLTRSNLAQWRGNAGDVVGAATSAAALLADRVRVLGEDHPRTLATRNNLALWRGEAGDAVGAAADLAELLADQVRVLGEDHPLTLVTLSNLACWRGKAEGDSPSAG, via the coding sequence GTGACCGCAGGAGACAAGAGCCAGCAAGGCCCCATCGACGCCGCCGACGCTGACGTCGCGGTGACCGATACCGGGAACGCTGCGGCCGCGTCGGGGGCCACAGCGGTGAGCGGCTACCGCGGACCGGTACCGGGAACCGACGGCACCCCCGCTGCTCCAGTACGGATATCCGGGACCGGGGATGCGGCCGCGTCCGAGGGCGGGCTCGCCAACACCGGCTACATCCACCAGGTGAGCGTCGAGAAGCTGACCGTGGTGCAACCCAGCGCGGCCCGGGAGCCGGCCCCGTGGCCGCACCAGGTCGGGGTTATCCCTTCCCGTGCACGGTCTTTCCAGGATCGCGCCGAGGCGGAGCGGCTGCGGGCGACGGTCGACGGCGGCGGCACCGCTGTACTGGGCCAGGTCCTGACCGGTATGGGCGGGGTGGGCAAGACCCAGCTCGCTGCCGACTACGCCCGCACCGCATGGGAGGACGGCAGCCAGGCTGGCGGCCTGGACGTCCTGGTCTGGCTCACTGCCAGCAGCAGGGAGGCCATCGTGAGCGGATACGCGCAGGCCGGAGTCGAGTTGTGCCGGGCCGATCCCAGTGATCCGGAGAAGGCCGCCGAATCCTTCCTGGCCTGGCTCACCCCCAAGACGGGAGCCATACCGTGCCGGTGGCTGATCGTCCTGGACGACGTCGCCGACCCGGCGGACCTGCACCGCCTGTGGCCGCCCGCCGGCCCCCGCGGCCGCACCCTGGTCACCACCCGCCGCCGTGACGCCGCCCTCGCCGCAGACGGCCGCCACACGGTCGAGGTCGGCCTGTTCACCACGGACGAAGCCCTCACCTACCTCACCACATCCCTGGCCACGCACGGCCGGGTCGAACCAGCAGACCAACTCACCGCTCTGGCCGGCGATCTCGGACACCTGCCCCTGGCCCTCGCCCAGGCCGTCGCCTACCTCATCGACTCCGGCGACGACATCGCCACCTACCGCACACTGCTGGCTGACCGCGCCACCACGCTCGCCGACACCGCCCCCGACCGCCTGCCCGACGACCAGGCCCGCCCCCTGGCCGCCGCCTGGTCCCTGTCCATCGACCGCGCCGACACCTTGCGGCCGGCCGGCCTGGCCCGCCCCATGCTCCAACTCGCCGCGATGCTCGACGCCAACGGCATCCCCCACGACGTGCTGACCAGTGCCCCCGCCCTCACCCACCTGGCCGCACACCGCACCCAGGCCGACCCTGGACGCGCGCGGCGGCTGAAGTGGTGGCCGGGCAAACGGCAGCGCTCCTCAGTACAGGCCACCCGCGAGGACGCGACGGGAGCCCTGCGGGCCCTGTACCGGCTCAGCCTCATCGACCACACACCCACCACCCCGAACCAGGCCGTCCGCGTCCACCAGCTCATCCAGCGCGCCACCCGCGACACCCTCACCCCCCACCACTACGACCACACCGCCCGCACCGCCGCCGACGCCCTCAGAGCCGCCTGGCCAGCAATCGAACGCGACACCGCCCTCGCCCAGACCCTGCGCGCCAACACCACCGCTCTGGCCACTTGCGCCGAAGACGCCCTGTACCGGCCCGACGCACATGCAGTGCTGTTCCGCACCGGCTACAGCTACGGCCAGGCCGGCCAGGTGACCGCCGCCCGAGACCACTTCCGGCACCTCGCCGACATCGCCCGACACGGCCGCGGCACCGACCACCCCGACACCCTCGCCGCCCGGTACAACCTCGCTTTGTGGCGGGGGGAGGCGGGGGATGCGGCTGGCGCCGCGGCAGCTTTCGCCGAGCTGCTCGCCGACCAGGTGCGGGTGCTGGGCGAAGACCACCCCGACACCCTCCCCACCCGGAACAAACTCGCTGCGTGGCGGGGGGAGGCGGGGGATGCGGCTGGCGCCGCGGCAGCTTTCGCCGAGCTGCTCGCCGACCAGGTGCGGGTGCTGGGCGAAGACCACCCCGACACCCTCGTCACCCGGAACAATCTCGCTGCGTGGCGGGGGGAGGCGGGGGATGCGGCTGGCGCCGCGGCAGCTTTCGCCGAGCTGCTCGCCGACCGCGTGCGGGTGCTGGGCGAAGACCACCCCGACACCCTCGTCACCCGGAACAATCTCGCTGCGTGGCGGGGGGAGGCGGGGGATGCGGCTGGCGCCGCGGCAGCTTTCGCCGAGCTGCTCGCCGACCGCGTGCGGGTGCTGGGCGAAGACCACCCCGACACCCTCGTCACCCGGAACAATCTCGCTGCGTGGCGGGGGGAGGCGGGGGATGCGGCTGGCGCCGCGGCAGCTTTCGCCGAGCTGCTCGCCGACCAGGTGCGGGTGCTGGGCGAAGACCACCCCGACACCCTCCTCACCCGAAGTAACCTCGCCCAGTGGCGGGGCAATGCGGGAGATGTGGTCGGCGCCGCCACCTCCGCAGCCGCGCTGCTCGCAGACCGCGTGCGGGTGCTGGGCGAAGACCACCCCCGCACCCTCGCCACCCGGAACAACCTCGCTTTGTGGCGGGGGGAGGCGGGGGATGCGGTCGGCGCTGCGGCCGACCTCGCCGAGCTGCTCGCCGACCAGGTGCGGGTGCTGGGCGAAGACCACCCCCTCACCCTCGTCACCCTGAGCAACCTCGCCTGTTGGAGAGGCAAGGCAGAAGGGGACTCCCCAAGTGCCGGGTAG
- a CDS encoding DUF4158 domain-containing protein translates to MATRVFSDEELEGLRSFPAIGKDELIRYFTLAPADVAFLRKFLRPQTVLGAAVQLCTLPCPELLSSRALGCAGTRMLRVASCSESNCPAAI, encoded by the coding sequence ATGGCAACGCGGGTGTTCTCCGACGAGGAGTTGGAGGGCCTACGGTCGTTCCCGGCGATCGGCAAGGATGAGCTGATCCGCTATTTCACTCTGGCCCCGGCCGATGTGGCGTTCTTGCGGAAGTTCCTGCGTCCGCAGACGGTGCTGGGCGCTGCGGTGCAGTTGTGCACGCTGCCGTGCCCGGAGCTGCTTTCCTCCCGGGCGCTGGGGTGTGCTGGAACCAGGATGCTGCGGGTCGCTTCCTGTTCCGAATCGAACTGCCCTGCCGCAATATGA
- a CDS encoding PIN domain-containing protein: protein MRSRSIAARPSSGGSPGFYGALVRELQQQIEAFERAEEELGWLRSYAARPGTPIVYDTNMLVHWRPPDEVKWTEVLRAEGVRTKEVRLVVPLVVIDELDRHKSGAGERAAKALRYLGSQQYSPRKQRSSP, encoded by the coding sequence TTGCGCAGCCGGTCGATCGCGGCACGGCCCTCGTCCGGCGGGTCGCCGGGCTTCTACGGCGCGCTCGTCCGCGAGCTCCAGCAGCAGATCGAGGCGTTCGAACGCGCCGAGGAAGAGCTGGGCTGGCTGCGCTCGTACGCCGCGCGTCCTGGCACTCCGATCGTCTACGACACGAACATGCTGGTGCACTGGCGGCCGCCGGACGAGGTGAAGTGGACCGAGGTGCTGAGGGCTGAGGGAGTGCGCACCAAGGAAGTCCGCCTGGTGGTGCCGCTGGTCGTCATAGATGAGCTGGACCGGCACAAGTCTGGTGCCGGCGAGCGGGCCGCGAAGGCCCTCCGGTATCTGGGGTCCCAGCAGTACTCGCCGAGAAAACAACGGAGTAGCCCCTGA
- a CDS encoding sigma-70 family RNA polymerase sigma factor — translation MKTAQYAALRRTSRRRLKAQPVSTLGLYKAIAELPERHYDVVLLTFVLDLERRKVAQLMGISTTTVRSHIYTARRMLAEKIDLDWTPGEEKGLRTTQPATLPDRRVKWTTRLSWPPKSSPATTPSTTRPPHAAALPSAWSGTARAWRFRAPRAVPCSRSRTAPQPPAGGCRPAGPTVSWCWTRRATCGRPCSRPARPGSGRQLGVHPDRFGRGRLALQPAVRPSVREPAAPVRPDGGRPVLVSVRRGRRLGHRCPRPLPPAPVPVRGHHRSPLAEADHQHHQRRRGRPARPAYRSRGPGILPGCLRHLGLAPPSPPPTWPPTRPPTSKPCASSPCRCTGR, via the coding sequence GTGAAGACCGCCCAGTACGCCGCACTGCGGCGTACCTCCCGGCGGCGTCTGAAGGCTCAACCGGTTTCCACGCTCGGCCTATACAAGGCGATCGCCGAGCTGCCCGAGCGGCACTACGACGTCGTACTCCTGACCTTCGTCCTGGACCTGGAGCGGAGAAAGGTCGCGCAGCTGATGGGTATCTCCACAACCACGGTGCGCTCCCACATCTACACCGCACGCCGCATGCTTGCCGAAAAGATCGACTTGGACTGGACTCCCGGAGAGGAGAAGGGCCTGAGAACGACACAACCGGCGACCCTGCCGGATCGCCGAGTGAAGTGGACAACGAGGCTCTCCTGGCCGCCGAAGTCTTCACCGGCGACTACGCCTTCTACGACGAGACCGCCGCACGCCGCCGCATTGCCCAGCGCGTGGTCGGGCACCGCAAGGGCGTGGCGGTTCCGCGCCCCACGGGCGGTGCCCTGCTCTCGGTCCCGCACAGCGCCGCAGCCACCGGCTGGGGGGTGCCGGCCAGCCGGGCCGACCGTCAGCTGGTGCTGGACGCGGCGTGCCACGTGCGGGCGCCCGTGCTCTCGACCGGCTCGCCCGGGCTCTGGTCGACAGCTCGGAGTTCACCCGGATCGCTTTGGACGCGGACGCCTGGCCCTACAGCCGGCCGTCCGCCCTTCTGTTCGCGAGCCTGCTGCACCTGTCCGGCCGGATGGAGGGCGCCCAGTTCTGGTTTCAGTACGCCGCGGGCGCCGGCTCGGCCACCGCTGCCCGCGCCCTCTACCTCCTGCACCTGTCCCGGTCCGAGGTCACCATCGCTCACCACTGGCAGAAGCAGACCACCAGCACCACCAACGACGACGAGGCCGGCCTGCCCGCCCTGCCTACCGTTCCCGAGGACCTGGAATCCTCCCTGGGTGCCTCCGTCATCTGGGCCTCGCCCCCCCATCTCCACCACCGACCTGGCCCCCCACCCGCCCACCGACCTCAAAGCCCTGCGCCAGTTCCCCCTGCCGCTGCACCGGGCGATGA
- a CDS encoding RHS repeat-associated core domain-containing protein, protein MASFYYLHDRQNSITSVRDLSGVENYKYAYGTWGTFTGTAGGGTQQTSVFGFTGSFKDQVSRGKIDLPARGYDPKAGRFTSPDPRPDTASPTNSSTYAYANNDPVNQSDPSGACPLCVSAGIGAAFGAVVEGGIYTWHHRNGGFTASGFGKAAGMGALVGGIAGLLMPAQAASQPDPSA, encoded by the coding sequence GTGGCAAGCTTCTACTACCTGCACGACCGGCAGAACTCGATTACCTCGGTCCGGGACCTGTCGGGGGTCGAGAACTACAAGTACGCCTACGGAACCTGGGGCACCTTCACCGGAACAGCCGGCGGCGGCACACAGCAGACCAGCGTCTTCGGCTTCACAGGAAGTTTCAAAGACCAAGTATCCCGGGGAAAGATCGATCTTCCAGCCCGCGGGTACGACCCGAAGGCCGGCCGCTTCACCAGCCCGGACCCCCGTCCGGACACAGCCTCACCGACGAACTCTTCCACCTATGCCTACGCCAACAACGACCCCGTCAACCAGTCTGACCCATCCGGTGCCTGCCCCCTTTGCGTCAGCGCCGGAATCGGGGCTGCCTTCGGCGCTGTGGTGGAAGGTGGCATCTACACCTGGCACCATCGCAACGGAGGTTTCACCGCCAGCGGATTCGGCAAGGCGGCCGGAATGGGCGCTCTGGTCGGCGGCATCGCCGGCCTCCTCATGCCGGCACAGGCAGCTTCGCAGCCCGATCCCTCGGCCTGA
- a CDS encoding NAD(P)/FAD-dependent oxidoreductase, with protein sequence MARPRIVVVGAGFAGVSCVRRLERTLSPGEAEILLVTPSSYQLYLPLLPQVASGVLTPQSVAVSLRRSRRHRTRIVPGGAVGVDTQAKVCVIRKITGELVDQPYDHLVLAPGSVTRTFDIPGLAEHGRGMKSLAEAAHLRDHVIAQLDLADAAAPGSAERASRLGFVVVGGGYAGTETAASLQRLTTNAVARYPRLDRREITWHLVDVAPKLMPELGDRLGRAALDVLRRRGIEVSLGASVAKAGPEDVTLTDGRVLPCRTLIWTAGVAASPLIATLGAETAKSGRLVVTPDLRVPGADGAFALGDAAAVPDLAGGGDDAVCPPTAQHAARQGRVAADNVVATLRGTPLRQYIHKDLGLVVDLGGRDGVSRPLGIDLRGMPAQAVARGYHWAALRTGAAKTRVMTNWLLNAVAGDDFVRTGFQTNKPPTLRDFEHTDQYLTPEEVRARTAAHGG encoded by the coding sequence ATGGCACGACCGAGGATCGTGGTCGTCGGCGCGGGATTCGCCGGCGTCTCCTGCGTACGCCGACTGGAGCGGACGCTGTCACCCGGGGAGGCGGAGATCCTGCTGGTCACCCCGTCCTCCTACCAGCTCTACCTGCCCCTGCTGCCGCAGGTGGCCTCCGGCGTCCTCACCCCCCAGTCCGTGGCGGTCTCGCTGCGCCGCAGCCGCCGCCACCGGACCCGGATCGTGCCCGGCGGGGCCGTGGGCGTCGACACCCAGGCCAAGGTCTGCGTCATCCGGAAGATCACCGGGGAGCTGGTGGACCAGCCGTACGACCACCTGGTGCTCGCACCCGGGAGCGTGACCCGCACCTTCGACATCCCCGGCCTGGCGGAACACGGCCGCGGCATGAAGTCGCTCGCGGAGGCGGCCCACCTGCGCGACCACGTGATCGCCCAGCTCGACCTGGCCGATGCCGCCGCACCCGGCTCGGCGGAGCGGGCCTCACGGCTCGGCTTCGTGGTGGTGGGCGGCGGCTACGCAGGTACCGAGACGGCCGCCTCCCTCCAACGCCTCACCACGAACGCCGTCGCCCGCTACCCCCGCCTGGACCGCCGGGAGATCACCTGGCACCTCGTGGACGTGGCCCCGAAACTGATGCCCGAACTCGGCGACCGGCTGGGCCGGGCAGCCCTCGACGTGCTGCGCCGCCGCGGCATCGAGGTCTCCCTCGGCGCCTCCGTCGCCAAGGCGGGCCCCGAGGACGTCACCCTCACCGACGGGCGCGTACTGCCCTGCCGCACCCTCATCTGGACCGCCGGCGTCGCCGCGAGCCCACTCATCGCCACCCTGGGCGCCGAGACCGCCAAAAGCGGCCGGCTCGTCGTCACGCCCGACCTGCGGGTCCCGGGGGCGGACGGCGCGTTCGCACTCGGTGACGCGGCCGCCGTGCCCGACCTCGCTGGCGGCGGGGACGATGCGGTGTGCCCGCCCACCGCGCAGCACGCCGCGCGCCAGGGCAGGGTCGCCGCCGACAACGTCGTCGCCACGCTGCGGGGCACGCCGCTGCGTCAGTACATCCACAAGGACCTCGGACTTGTCGTGGACCTCGGCGGCCGCGACGGCGTCTCCCGGCCGCTCGGCATCGACCTGCGAGGGATGCCCGCCCAGGCCGTGGCCCGCGGCTACCACTGGGCGGCACTGCGCACCGGCGCCGCGAAAACCCGCGTGATGACGAACTGGCTGCTGAACGCGGTGGCCGGCGACGACTTCGTCCGCACCGGATTCCAGACGAACAAGCCGCCGACACTGCGCGACTTCGAGCACACCGACCAATACCTCACCCCGGAGGAGGTACGGGCCCGCACAGCGGCCCACGGAGGCTGA
- a CDS encoding ATP/GTP-binding protein codes for MNRPGRSGSCRSGSTCPVPQAGSDYERVLLTIRLALAGGLGRTLPSFDVALRNYWETVHPGEPLDEYIRRTGIAGKVTNLLPSQLQAGVGELAAALQLPGLVGSAAGQLTSALVTALRERQERAQALAGAARTAALLEATPDLEALSYYPHLLAWDLSRLPAKKTVTRTPRTATATWNASCSGWSGSCRTSSSSSPAAAACSGPTRPSTASSTGPAPPPGPASPPPEASPRPGPTHRPHLIGDLSPEDCETHLAQRLTIAGRPLIDADIRAAITHRSHGLPLHLDLAVSHFLEIRRTGRTPVAADFDCSFPALLARTLSDLTAEERHLLRSVSLLDAWDLELATRAAGLTQQAPARRLTERPLIAENPYALWPYHLHRAIRTAVREDTHSEDRWTDADWQQAATRALASLGEQWTAATTLGPSRLLLVACLRQGLRLARDHNLADLGWLTDAVYAYTDDSVWEPLTLPADTADAPDTPADALAELLTAITRRQHEHRQRTVERLTEVLDSGLLPTEVIELALYYRAKAYTDLDQGAAARAGMRQVADADGRLAPRARRGLANLARLAGDFPTALAAVPTLGWKGRHHRVLDDILWSQADTAAAVAAFEAGRAEAEQHGAVGERAMMQVRLALAVSFADPDRVDEELALAHQLLDGLDQRSNTLLAQVVALIKDAGTSGVTDRAQSLNAVIEAAGLPFLLRFVGLALAFRHAVRGEDQHLAATIDRLRAPTVDYCAGSADAPPGSSSPNHFAQAASARGVRGAAHRSAPSCLCASAPCLIWSFSPQAASNCSRSSSVSRAAIWTMNLSTDAAASYDQPPLSFATKLISGATNRRSGASPRQAARPILTWRRAPGRVTSSSRSRSM; via the coding sequence GTGAACCGGCCTGGACGCAGCGGCTCCTGCCGATCCGGATCGACCTGTCCCGTTCCGCAGGCCGGCTCGGACTACGAGCGCGTCCTGCTGACGATCCGCCTCGCGCTCGCCGGCGGACTCGGCCGAACCCTGCCGTCCTTCGACGTGGCACTGCGAAACTACTGGGAGACCGTCCACCCCGGCGAGCCCCTCGACGAATACATCCGGCGCACCGGGATCGCGGGCAAGGTCACCAACCTGCTGCCCAGCCAGCTCCAGGCCGGCGTCGGCGAGCTCGCGGCCGCCCTCCAACTGCCCGGCCTGGTCGGCTCGGCCGCAGGCCAGCTCACCTCCGCCCTGGTCACCGCCTTGCGCGAACGCCAGGAACGCGCCCAGGCCCTCGCCGGCGCCGCACGGACCGCAGCCCTGCTGGAAGCCACCCCGGACCTGGAAGCCCTGTCGTACTACCCGCACCTGCTGGCCTGGGACCTGAGCCGGCTGCCCGCGAAGAAGACGGTGACGAGGACACCGCGGACCGCCACCGCGACCTGGAACGCCTCCTGCAGCGGCTGGTCTGGCTCATGCCGAACGTCTTCTTCGTCCTCGCCGGCCGCAGCCGCCTGCAGTGGGCCGACCCGGCCCTCTACGGCCAGCTCGACTGGACCGGCCCCACCGCCTGGCCCGGCCTCTCCACCACCCGAAGCGTCCCCGCGCCCCGGACCGACGCACCGACCGCACCTGATCGGGGACCTGTCCCCCGAGGACTGCGAAACCCATCTCGCCCAACGGCTCACCATCGCGGGGCGGCCCCTCATCGACGCCGACATCAGGGCAGCGATCACCCACCGCTCCCACGGCCTGCCCCTCCACCTCGACCTCGCCGTCTCCCACTTCCTGGAGATCCGCCGCACCGGCCGCACACCCGTCGCGGCGGACTTCGACTGCTCCTTCCCCGCCCTGCTCGCCCGCACCCTCTCAGACCTCACGGCAGAGGAACGCCACCTCCTGCGCAGCGTCTCCCTCCTCGACGCCTGGGACCTGGAGCTCGCCACCCGGGCCGCCGGCCTCACCCAGCAGGCCCCCGCCCGACGCCTCACCGAACGCCCCCTGATCGCCGAGAACCCGTACGCGCTGTGGCCGTACCACCTGCACCGGGCGATCCGCACCGCTGTGCGCGAGGACACCCACAGCGAGGACCGCTGGACGGACGCCGACTGGCAGCAGGCCGCCACCCGCGCCCTGGCCTCCCTCGGCGAGCAGTGGACGGCGGCCACCACGCTCGGCCCCAGCCGCCTGCTCCTGGTCGCCTGCCTGCGCCAGGGCCTGCGGCTGGCCCGCGACCACAACCTCGCCGACCTCGGCTGGCTCACAGACGCCGTCTACGCCTACACCGACGATTCCGTCTGGGAGCCGCTCACCCTCCCCGCCGACACCGCCGACGCCCCGGACACACCCGCAGACGCCCTGGCAGAGCTCCTCACCGCGATCACCCGCCGCCAGCACGAACACCGCCAGCGCACCGTGGAGCGGCTGACCGAGGTGCTCGACTCCGGCCTGCTGCCCACCGAGGTCATCGAGCTGGCCCTGTACTACCGGGCCAAGGCATACACGGACCTCGACCAGGGCGCCGCCGCCCGAGCCGGGATGCGGCAGGTCGCTGACGCCGACGGGCGCCTCGCGCCGAGGGCCCGCCGCGGCCTGGCCAACCTGGCACGGCTCGCCGGCGACTTCCCCACCGCCTTGGCCGCCGTCCCCACCCTGGGCTGGAAGGGCCGCCACCACCGCGTCCTCGACGACATCCTGTGGTCCCAAGCCGACACCGCGGCCGCCGTCGCCGCCTTCGAAGCCGGCCGTGCCGAAGCCGAGCAGCACGGCGCCGTCGGCGAGCGCGCCATGATGCAGGTCCGCCTCGCCCTCGCGGTCTCCTTCGCCGACCCCGACCGAGTCGACGAGGAGCTTGCACTCGCCCACCAGCTCCTCGATGGCCTCGACCAGCGCTCCAACACCCTCCTCGCCCAGGTCGTCGCCCTGATCAAGGACGCCGGAACCAGCGGCGTCACCGACCGCGCCCAAAGCCTGAACGCCGTGATCGAGGCCGCGGGGCTCCCCTTCCTCCTCCGGTTCGTGGGGCTCGCCCTCGCCTTCCGCCACGCCGTCCGCGGCGAGGACCAGCACCTGGCCGCCACCATCGACCGACTGCGCGCGCCCACGGTCGACTATTGCGCTGGATCAGCTGATGCGCCGCCGGGTTCCTCCTCGCCGAACCACTTCGCCCAGGCCGCGTCAGCGCGTGGGGTTCGTGGGGCGGCCCACCGAAGCGCGCCGAGCTGCTTGTGTGCCAGTGCGCCGTGTCTGATCTGGTCGTTCTCGCCGCAGGCAGCCAGCAACTGCTCCAGATCCTCGTCGGTGAGCAGGGCTGCGATCTGGACAATGAACCTCAGTACGGACGCGGCGGCTTCGTATGACCAGCCACCCTTGTCCTTCGCAACCAAGCTGATCAGTGGAGCGACCAACCGGCGATCCGGCGCATCACCCAGACAAGCGGCAAGGCCGATTTTGACGTGGCGCAGGGCACCGGGCCGGGTGACGTCCTCCAGCCGGTCCAGGAGCATGTGA